A region of Pleionea litopenaei DNA encodes the following proteins:
- the gdhA gene encoding NADP-specific glutamate dehydrogenase: MSPYQRLNKHIQTIEQHYSNMPQFIQAVNEVGDDVARYIQQSEQPHLWRAFTVLTEPDRIIQFRVDWENDNGEFQSNRGYRVQFNNTLGPYKGGLRFTPNTKIDELMFLGFEQTFKNSLTGLPMGGAKGGADFDPKNCSESEIRRFCQAFMTQLAHHIGPDKDIPAGDIGVGTREIGYMFHQYKNIENEFKGILTGKHPTFGGSCIREEATGFGCVYFSEHMLAELGQNLNNKVCCISGAGNVALYTAKKLLQRGAKVITLSDSRGVCYFQDGLTDSDLEKIIEGRQQRKRLSDIDEVNGDYIKDEKPWQYSCDLVFPCATQNEIDGEDAAELIRHQPLAVVEGANMPCSDSALDLFEENDVLVGPSKAVNAGGVAVSGLEISQNRSRLSWEATHVDERLQQIMKQIHEQCKQHGKKGERIDYRQGANIAAFLKLSQALSFTGLLAS, encoded by the coding sequence ATGTCGCCTTATCAACGATTGAATAAGCACATTCAAACCATTGAGCAACACTATTCGAATATGCCGCAGTTTATTCAAGCGGTTAATGAAGTGGGTGATGATGTTGCCCGTTATATTCAGCAAAGTGAGCAGCCGCATTTATGGCGCGCATTTACCGTGTTGACTGAACCGGATCGTATCATTCAATTTCGTGTCGACTGGGAGAATGATAACGGTGAGTTTCAAAGCAATCGTGGTTATCGCGTTCAATTTAACAATACGCTTGGGCCGTACAAAGGTGGATTAAGGTTTACGCCGAACACCAAGATTGATGAGTTGATGTTTTTAGGGTTTGAGCAAACGTTTAAGAACAGTCTCACGGGTCTTCCAATGGGGGGCGCAAAAGGTGGTGCTGACTTTGATCCAAAAAATTGTTCAGAAAGCGAAATTCGCCGTTTTTGCCAGGCGTTTATGACGCAACTGGCCCATCATATTGGTCCCGATAAAGATATCCCTGCGGGTGATATCGGCGTTGGCACGCGAGAGATCGGTTATATGTTCCATCAATATAAAAACATTGAAAATGAGTTTAAAGGCATTTTAACTGGTAAGCATCCTACCTTTGGTGGATCTTGCATTCGTGAAGAAGCAACCGGATTTGGTTGTGTGTATTTTTCTGAGCATATGTTGGCTGAATTAGGACAAAACTTAAATAATAAAGTGTGCTGCATTTCTGGAGCTGGCAATGTTGCTTTGTACACTGCAAAGAAACTTTTGCAGCGAGGAGCGAAAGTGATCACTTTGAGTGACAGTCGTGGCGTTTGTTATTTTCAAGATGGCCTGACAGATTCTGATTTAGAAAAGATTATTGAAGGCCGCCAACAACGAAAACGTTTGTCTGACATTGACGAAGTGAACGGTGACTACATAAAAGATGAAAAGCCTTGGCAATATTCTTGCGACTTAGTTTTTCCCTGTGCGACGCAAAATGAAATCGATGGCGAAGACGCTGCTGAATTGATAAGGCATCAACCGTTAGCGGTCGTTGAGGGAGCCAACATGCCATGTAGCGATTCGGCTCTAGACTTGTTTGAAGAGAACGATGTTTTAGTGGGGCCAAGTAAGGCCGTCAATGCAGGAGGGGTTGCCGTTTCTGGATTAGAGATTTCGCAAAATAGAAGTCGTCTAAGCTGGGAGGCGACTCATGTCGATGAGCGGTTGCAACAGATCATGAAGCAAATTCATGAGCAGTGTAAACAACATGGAAAGAAAGGCGAACGTATTGATTATCGTCAAGGTGCCAATATCGCTGCATTTTTAAAACTTTCTCAAGCGCTGTCTTTTACGGGTTTGTTGGCAAGCTAG
- the nhaA gene encoding Na+/H+ antiporter NhaA, which translates to MHTVVDQFKRFLQLESASGIILLFAAVLALIASNTGLNNFYQQLIDVPVAISVGSFAIAKPLLLWINDGLMALFFLLVGLELKREFYEGELSEASKIVMPGLGAIGGMIAPAAIYAYINWDSSIALQGWAIPAATDIAFALGILMLLGNRVPTSLKVFLVTLAIFDDIGAIIIIALFYTANLSLTALFTAIACMMVLFAFNRRRIYDLTPYLLVGLVMWTALLKSGVHATLAGVLLAMFIPMRDAKNPERSPVKSLEHDLHGMVAMVVLPIFAFANAGVPFLHLTMEQAVHPVPFGIFLGLVVGKPVGIMVMCGLGVLLKIAKLPEGASWVNLLGVSFLCGIGFTMSLFIGSLAFQETGVNQLLDERLGILVGSIVSGILGILVLKFSLKKSKVASS; encoded by the coding sequence ATGCACACCGTTGTTGATCAATTTAAGCGCTTTCTTCAATTAGAGTCTGCTTCTGGGATTATTCTTCTTTTCGCTGCTGTGTTAGCTTTGATCGCATCGAATACCGGTTTGAACAATTTTTATCAACAACTCATCGATGTTCCTGTTGCTATTTCGGTGGGCAGTTTTGCCATTGCGAAGCCTCTTTTGCTATGGATAAACGATGGTTTGATGGCGCTCTTTTTCTTATTGGTTGGTCTTGAGCTAAAGCGTGAATTCTATGAAGGCGAGTTATCCGAAGCGTCCAAAATTGTTATGCCGGGGTTGGGCGCCATCGGTGGAATGATCGCACCAGCGGCTATCTATGCTTATATTAACTGGGACAGCAGTATCGCTCTGCAAGGCTGGGCGATTCCAGCGGCAACCGACATCGCGTTTGCTTTGGGCATTTTGATGTTGCTTGGCAACCGAGTGCCTACCAGTCTAAAAGTATTTTTGGTAACGCTGGCTATTTTTGATGATATCGGTGCAATTATCATCATTGCATTGTTCTATACCGCAAACTTATCGCTTACTGCTTTATTTACCGCGATTGCTTGTATGATGGTTTTATTCGCGTTTAATCGACGTCGTATTTACGATTTAACCCCTTACCTCTTAGTTGGATTAGTCATGTGGACGGCACTTTTAAAGTCAGGGGTTCATGCGACCTTGGCGGGTGTTTTATTGGCTATGTTTATTCCAATGCGCGATGCTAAGAATCCAGAGCGTTCGCCAGTCAAATCGCTAGAGCATGATCTGCATGGTATGGTTGCGATGGTGGTGCTGCCAATTTTCGCATTTGCGAATGCCGGCGTTCCTTTCCTGCATTTAACCATGGAACAAGCGGTGCATCCTGTGCCTTTTGGCATTTTCTTAGGTTTAGTGGTCGGTAAGCCCGTTGGCATCATGGTGATGTGTGGATTAGGTGTGTTACTGAAAATTGCAAAATTACCTGAGGGTGCGAGTTGGGTTAACTTGCTTGGTGTTTCATTCTTATGCGGTATTGGTTTCACCATGAGTTTATTTATTGGAAGCTTGGCCTTTCAAGAAACAGGGGTGAATCAGCTTTTAGATGAACGTTTAGGGATTTTGGTGGGCTCCATCGTTTCGGGAATTTTAGGTATATTGGTTCTGAAATTTTCGCTGAAAAAAAGCAAGGTCGCATCTTCTTAG
- a CDS encoding response regulator, which yields MSSNHDADKINARIRHRYLIALTLIAVLISATAFVAQYMLSSSKFDAQIINLAGSQRMLSQKIALHANSILRGSSIAEVSKARQELQATAEKFSTNHQQLAYKEFSLRPQLLSTAILDLYFSGNPSLDHRVTQYVAHARQLISQATPTKTDWPYTTEQTNQLLRDLDSVVSAFEEEARERIKFTSHVELALWIFTMILLMLEVIFIFKPLERKVTELFLKSETARVRAQQLQEKAELASQAKSQFLANMSHELRTPLNGILGMIELSAEEKDAKVRFDYLTKAKNSGKHLLSIINDVLDISKIEAERLTIEHFPFSMTKLIDDCLAPIAVLCQKKGLAFTYDFAEENASVNPEWVQGDPVRVSQVLHNLLNNAVKFTETGGIEVSIKFADNEESSRYINLNVNIKDTGVGIPEEKLTTIFEKFTQADDSTTRRFGGTGLGLNISKQLVDLMQGKLEVTSEIDVGTEFSLSIPLQLATEPPQAARDEFDEAFTVAIVDDLNSSRQYLSLVLSRAKINYVEFNSGIGLIDYLTQTNSHFDLILIDLHMPELDGLQTVEMLKERKLINDTPLIMVSAASDQHLFTQQQQQWFRAILTKPINEPHLLSLIKELSQSELPKRSLNILIAEDNSVSALIAIKMVEKLGHKTTWVKNGEEAVEYVKKGQFDLVLMDVNMPILDGHQASERIRSQHNNIPIIALTANAFTEDISASKQAGMTDHITKPIVFTELQRAIQSAVAK from the coding sequence ATGAGTTCAAATCATGATGCCGACAAAATTAATGCTCGCATCCGACACCGCTATCTAATAGCCCTGACACTTATTGCCGTTTTGATCAGTGCCACTGCTTTTGTTGCTCAGTACATGCTGTCGAGTTCCAAATTCGATGCGCAAATTATTAATCTTGCTGGCTCACAACGAATGCTCTCACAAAAAATCGCTCTGCATGCTAACAGCATTTTACGGGGGAGTTCCATTGCAGAAGTATCCAAAGCTCGACAAGAATTGCAAGCGACTGCCGAAAAGTTTTCAACAAATCATCAACAACTTGCGTATAAAGAATTCAGTCTTCGTCCGCAATTGCTATCAACGGCAATACTCGACTTATACTTTTCCGGCAATCCCAGCTTAGATCATCGAGTGACACAATACGTTGCTCATGCGCGACAACTCATTTCTCAAGCAACACCGACAAAAACTGACTGGCCCTATACAACAGAGCAAACCAACCAACTACTCAGAGACTTAGATAGTGTTGTGTCGGCATTTGAAGAAGAAGCTCGAGAGCGAATCAAGTTCACCAGTCATGTTGAGCTCGCCTTATGGATTTTCACCATGATCTTGCTCATGCTTGAAGTTATTTTTATCTTCAAGCCGCTAGAACGTAAAGTAACCGAGCTTTTCTTAAAAAGTGAAACCGCTAGAGTTCGCGCTCAGCAATTACAAGAAAAAGCAGAGTTGGCCAGCCAAGCAAAATCACAGTTTTTAGCCAATATGAGCCATGAGTTACGTACTCCCCTTAATGGCATACTAGGCATGATTGAGCTATCCGCCGAAGAAAAAGATGCGAAAGTGCGTTTCGATTATTTGACCAAGGCGAAAAACTCAGGTAAGCATTTACTCTCAATTATTAATGATGTTCTAGACATCTCAAAAATTGAAGCCGAACGTTTAACAATCGAACACTTTCCTTTTTCGATGACAAAACTCATTGATGATTGCTTGGCGCCAATAGCGGTTCTTTGTCAAAAGAAAGGATTAGCTTTTACCTACGACTTTGCAGAAGAAAACGCCTCCGTTAATCCAGAGTGGGTGCAAGGAGACCCTGTAAGAGTCAGTCAGGTGTTGCACAATTTGCTGAACAATGCCGTTAAATTTACCGAAACTGGTGGTATAGAGGTCTCTATTAAATTCGCAGATAATGAGGAGTCTTCACGTTACATAAACTTAAACGTTAATATCAAAGATACCGGCGTTGGGATCCCTGAAGAAAAACTAACGACTATCTTTGAAAAATTTACCCAAGCCGATGATTCAACGACTCGCCGGTTTGGAGGAACAGGCTTAGGCTTGAATATTTCTAAACAGCTGGTTGACTTGATGCAAGGAAAACTTGAAGTCACCAGTGAAATCGATGTAGGTACTGAGTTTTCACTTTCCATACCCTTGCAACTGGCCACAGAACCACCTCAAGCCGCTAGAGATGAATTCGATGAAGCGTTTACTGTTGCTATTGTTGATGATCTTAATAGTAGCCGACAGTATTTATCATTGGTTTTATCTCGCGCCAAGATCAATTATGTCGAGTTTAATTCAGGCATTGGTTTAATCGACTATCTCACTCAGACAAATAGTCACTTCGACCTTATTCTTATCGACTTGCATATGCCCGAACTCGATGGCCTTCAAACCGTTGAAATGTTAAAAGAACGAAAGCTAATTAACGATACACCATTAATAATGGTTTCCGCTGCATCTGACCAGCATCTATTTACGCAACAGCAACAGCAATGGTTCAGAGCTATTCTTACGAAGCCAATCAATGAGCCTCACTTGCTCTCTTTAATAAAAGAGTTGAGTCAAAGCGAGTTACCCAAGAGATCGTTAAATATTTTAATTGCAGAGGACAATAGTGTTTCTGCACTAATCGCAATCAAGATGGTGGAAAAACTAGGGCATAAAACAACATGGGTAAAAAATGGCGAAGAAGCGGTCGAGTACGTCAAGAAAGGTCAATTCGATTTAGTTTTAATGGATGTCAACATGCCCATTCTCGATGGACATCAGGCCAGTGAAAGGATAAGAAGTCAGCATAATAATATTCCAATCATCGCTTTGACAGCCAATGCATTTACTGAAGATATCTCTGCTTCAAAACAAGCTGGTATGACCGACCACATAACCAAACCGATTGTCTTTACAGAACTGCAAAGAGCCATACAGTCGGCAGTTGCTAAATGA
- a CDS encoding MliC family protein encodes MQRIEKRLMMILCLVSLAACRAPDTSSTSGVAATESERSVAKGSVAKGSVAKESLDLSGEEDSKRTSENGMNQDSLSSNIYLAHHPTQGSGFAPSYTCKGALKLAVEELICSDAELKKLDDKMLVVEQRILRQLHQKNSPTWTKDTTDSHQSGRLDTFKREQQQWLKQRNDCSKEVAVKECLLDSYTSRLATLRAKFEIVNHAKRLLLKCPSQSSWRFIVSYYDTDLPSIKLERQGSSRVLLLTPSGTGSLYQGEGVTYWENQGKVMIDWEGEVNNLQCWLPVINQS; translated from the coding sequence TTGCAACGAATAGAAAAACGTTTAATGATGATTTTGTGTTTAGTCAGTTTGGCTGCTTGTCGAGCTCCAGATACTTCAAGCACAAGCGGTGTTGCAGCGACAGAATCAGAGCGTAGCGTTGCAAAAGGTAGTGTTGCAAAAGGTAGCGTTGCAAAAGAAAGCCTCGATTTAAGTGGAGAAGAGGACTCTAAGCGAACGAGCGAGAATGGTATGAATCAAGATTCTCTCAGCTCGAATATATACCTTGCTCACCATCCTACTCAAGGCAGCGGCTTTGCCCCCTCTTACACCTGCAAAGGAGCGCTTAAACTTGCTGTTGAAGAACTTATTTGCTCTGACGCAGAACTAAAGAAACTCGATGATAAAATGCTCGTAGTCGAACAACGGATATTACGACAATTGCATCAAAAAAACAGTCCTACTTGGACAAAGGACACTACTGATAGCCATCAAAGCGGGCGGTTAGATACTTTTAAACGTGAGCAACAGCAATGGTTGAAACAACGTAACGATTGTTCCAAAGAAGTAGCTGTTAAAGAATGTTTGTTAGATAGTTATACGTCACGGTTAGCAACGCTTAGGGCTAAGTTTGAAATAGTCAATCATGCTAAGCGATTACTTCTCAAGTGTCCGAGTCAATCGTCATGGCGTTTTATCGTGAGTTATTACGACACGGATTTACCTAGTATTAAATTGGAACGACAGGGTTCATCGCGCGTTTTATTACTCACACCTAGTGGAACGGGGTCCTTGTATCAAGGCGAAGGCGTTACTTATTGGGAGAATCAGGGAAAGGTTATGATTGACTGGGAGGGTGAAGTGAATAATTTGCAATGCTGGTTACCAGTGATTAATCAATCATGA
- a CDS encoding cryptochrome/photolyase family protein, translating to MANTPIRTFSSQLPKQCKTLRLILGDQLNASHSWFRKKDDEIVYLIAEVNEEHQYVKHHVQKICAFFLAMHQFAQALAIAGHQVIYLTLDETKEYASFAELIAALNTAHAFNNFEYQQPDEYRLSEQLSQLASEFKHSKVYSSEHFYLTQEDINEEFKQGEHTTMEFFYRRMRKRFGILVENNKPIGGRWNFDQSNRNKLKEADLKDIPEPLLFDNDASDILERLQAHSVNYFGKESRQLIWPVTRHQARQLLSFFCQHQLIHFGRFQDAMTQATDYAWSIYHSRLSFALNSKILSPREVIERVLDHWQDNPSIDIAQVEGFIRQILGWREYVRGIYWRNMPEYAEKNALQASHPLPDYFWNGKTQMNCLRQCLTQSLDYSYAHHIQRLMVIGNFCLLFGIDPDQVDEWYLGVYIDAIEWVEMPNTRGMTQFADNGIVATKPYAASSNYINKMSDYCKHCSYTQSKKVGDKACPLNSAYWHFIYRHREKFQSNPRMTMVYRTWQKMEDKQQQAILEQADGYIENLNRL from the coding sequence ATGGCCAACACTCCCATACGCACCTTCTCCTCTCAGCTCCCTAAGCAGTGCAAAACGTTACGTCTCATTCTCGGAGACCAACTCAATGCTTCGCATTCGTGGTTTCGAAAAAAAGATGACGAAATTGTCTATCTCATCGCCGAAGTAAATGAAGAGCATCAATACGTTAAGCACCACGTTCAAAAAATTTGCGCCTTCTTTTTAGCGATGCACCAGTTTGCACAAGCGCTTGCGATCGCTGGGCATCAGGTTATCTATTTGACCCTCGATGAAACGAAAGAGTACGCTTCATTTGCAGAACTCATTGCCGCCTTAAACACCGCCCATGCCTTCAACAACTTCGAATACCAACAACCCGATGAGTACCGGCTCTCGGAGCAACTCTCACAGCTAGCCTCTGAATTCAAACACTCAAAGGTTTACTCCAGTGAACACTTTTATTTAACCCAAGAAGACATCAACGAAGAATTCAAACAGGGTGAGCATACGACCATGGAGTTTTTCTATCGACGTATGCGAAAACGCTTTGGCATATTGGTTGAGAACAATAAACCGATCGGTGGCCGTTGGAATTTTGATCAAAGCAATCGTAACAAACTAAAAGAAGCTGATCTTAAAGACATTCCCGAACCATTGTTGTTCGACAACGATGCATCCGATATTTTAGAACGCCTGCAAGCACACTCAGTGAATTATTTTGGAAAAGAATCTAGACAACTTATTTGGCCGGTAACTCGTCATCAAGCAAGACAATTACTCTCCTTTTTTTGCCAACATCAATTGATTCATTTTGGTCGCTTCCAAGATGCAATGACTCAAGCGACTGACTACGCTTGGAGCATTTATCATTCACGATTATCTTTTGCGTTAAACAGCAAAATACTATCGCCTAGAGAAGTGATTGAACGTGTTTTAGATCACTGGCAAGACAATCCATCGATTGATATCGCGCAAGTTGAAGGGTTCATTCGACAAATACTCGGTTGGAGAGAATACGTGCGAGGTATTTACTGGCGAAACATGCCTGAGTATGCAGAAAAAAATGCACTGCAAGCAAGTCATCCGCTTCCCGATTATTTTTGGAATGGCAAAACTCAGATGAATTGTTTGCGTCAATGCCTGACGCAATCACTCGACTACTCCTATGCCCATCATATTCAACGCTTGATGGTCATTGGCAACTTTTGTCTGCTATTTGGTATCGATCCGGATCAAGTGGACGAGTGGTATTTAGGCGTATACATCGATGCGATAGAGTGGGTTGAGATGCCCAACACTCGAGGTATGACGCAGTTTGCCGACAATGGCATTGTTGCGACAAAGCCTTACGCAGCCAGCAGCAACTACATCAATAAAATGAGTGATTATTGTAAGCATTGTTCTTACACTCAAAGCAAAAAAGTGGGCGACAAAGCATGCCCTTTGAACAGCGCCTATTGGCACTTTATTTATCGACATCGCGAGAAATTTCAATCAAATCCGAGAATGACGATGGTCTACCGAACTTGGCAAAAAATGGAGGATAAACAGCAGCAAGCCATCTTAGAGCAAGCGGATGGCTACATAGAAAACTTAAATCGATTGTAG
- a CDS encoding NAD-dependent protein deacetylase → MSSSVHHFLTEFNQLLTEFNQHRRWLVLTGAGISLSTGIPTYRNDQGQWIRSTPIKHHEFIQNPTIRKRYWARSILGWPSVANATPSNSHIALAKLERQQRLTGLITQNVDRLHQQAGHQQVIDLHGRLDRVRCLQCSSFESREQLQQRLLTRNPFLLHISGLTAPDGDASFHDPQLEESITEQLQPVPCLICGGTLMPDVVFFGGTLAKETHTAVQQLLQQSQGVMVVGSSLMVYSGYRICKQAYQEGKPLLIINRGVTRADELASLKISGDCEYTLQQLVENTCINDPL, encoded by the coding sequence ATGAGCTCATCTGTGCATCACTTCTTAACTGAGTTCAATCAACTGTTAACTGAGTTCAATCAACACCGGCGCTGGCTGGTATTAACCGGTGCTGGCATCAGTCTCTCTACCGGAATACCCACTTATCGCAACGATCAAGGTCAATGGATACGCAGTACCCCGATCAAGCATCATGAATTTATCCAGAATCCAACGATTCGTAAGCGCTACTGGGCGCGCAGCATTTTGGGTTGGCCGAGTGTTGCCAACGCAACGCCCAGCAACAGCCATATTGCGTTGGCAAAGCTCGAGCGTCAGCAACGGTTGACCGGACTAATCACTCAGAATGTCGACCGACTACATCAGCAAGCAGGACATCAACAGGTTATCGACCTGCATGGAAGGCTCGATCGCGTTCGTTGTCTGCAATGTTCTAGTTTCGAAAGCCGCGAGCAATTGCAACAAAGACTACTCACAAGAAACCCTTTCTTATTGCATATATCTGGATTGACCGCTCCCGACGGTGATGCATCCTTTCATGATCCGCAACTCGAAGAGTCAATCACCGAGCAGCTTCAACCGGTTCCCTGCTTAATCTGTGGCGGGACATTAATGCCCGATGTGGTGTTTTTTGGGGGTACGCTAGCAAAAGAAACCCATACCGCGGTTCAGCAACTCTTACAGCAAAGCCAAGGCGTCATGGTGGTGGGATCTTCTTTAATGGTTTACTCGGGTTATCGAATCTGCAAGCAAGCTTACCAAGAAGGCAAGCCTCTGCTTATCATTAACCGAGGAGTTACCCGAGCCGATGAGCTCGCGTCCCTTAAAATTAGCGGCGATTGTGAATACACACTACAACAACTCGTCGAAAACACATGTATAAATGACCCTCTTTAA
- a CDS encoding formyltransferase family protein, whose translation MNILLLANSDVASLIALRQLLPSLKNDTLSIWLSSRVGGNTTTFNIHHEMRQLKYLEQGCLDDLNLFLSATPSSSSIISFEQLADYFKVPVQIVNDINAPNRIEELSDLAIDLVISIRYGVIIKESVIGLSNKGIINLHSGILPSYRGVMATFWSMLQEEEEIGTSLHYIDSSDIDAGPIIKISRQKVDYQKSYWFNVLRLYRQGVKDILGCLELIRVEADVQRVLPNIESGKYYSFPNNQDLEKFLSKYILSEAQDIQWLLNSEL comes from the coding sequence ATGAATATTTTGCTATTAGCGAACTCTGACGTTGCATCGCTTATTGCTTTGCGACAGCTACTACCATCCCTAAAAAACGATACTCTTTCTATTTGGTTATCATCAAGGGTGGGCGGCAACACAACGACGTTCAACATACACCATGAGATGAGGCAACTTAAATATCTTGAGCAAGGATGTCTCGATGATCTGAATTTATTTTTATCAGCAACACCTTCGAGCTCATCGATCATTTCATTTGAGCAACTTGCTGACTATTTTAAGGTGCCCGTTCAAATCGTTAATGATATTAACGCCCCAAACCGAATAGAAGAATTATCTGACTTAGCGATCGATTTAGTCATTTCTATTCGGTACGGAGTGATTATAAAAGAGTCGGTAATAGGTCTTTCTAATAAAGGTATTATTAACTTACACTCCGGCATACTGCCTAGCTATCGAGGCGTTATGGCCACTTTTTGGTCGATGCTACAGGAAGAAGAAGAAATAGGGACGAGTTTGCACTACATTGATTCTTCTGACATCGATGCCGGACCCATTATTAAGATATCGCGGCAAAAAGTCGATTACCAAAAGAGTTATTGGTTTAATGTGTTACGGCTTTATCGTCAAGGCGTTAAGGACATTCTCGGCTGTCTAGAACTTATTAGAGTAGAAGCAGATGTTCAGCGTGTTTTACCGAATATTGAATCGGGAAAGTATTACTCTTTTCCGAACAACCAAGATTTAGAAAAATTTCTTAGTAAGTATATTTTGAGCGAGGCGCAAGATATTCAATGGCTTTTAAACTCAGAGTTGTAG
- a CDS encoding DUF3429 domain-containing protein: MIRSVTQLLGWCGLIPFVIAIVYSWSGASLLGFYPPFVFTAYSGGILAFMAGTLWGRVQCGSGGPRMTRALFLSNGIALYAIVGVLLANLSLFIALIWLAAGYWLVWRGECWANEDESGFYFQMRRWLTYSVIGFHLVEVLIIF, encoded by the coding sequence ATGATTAGAAGCGTGACCCAGCTGCTCGGCTGGTGCGGCCTTATTCCTTTCGTGATTGCCATCGTTTACTCATGGAGTGGCGCTAGCCTGCTCGGCTTTTATCCTCCTTTTGTTTTTACCGCTTACAGTGGCGGTATTCTGGCGTTTATGGCGGGCACCCTTTGGGGACGCGTGCAATGCGGATCTGGTGGACCGCGAATGACGCGAGCGCTTTTTCTATCCAATGGTATAGCCCTGTATGCCATTGTAGGGGTATTGCTGGCCAACCTTTCTTTATTCATTGCGCTGATTTGGTTGGCCGCTGGTTACTGGTTGGTTTGGCGAGGAGAGTGCTGGGCGAATGAAGATGAATCTGGCTTTTATTTTCAAATGCGCCGTTGGCTAACCTACTCAGTTATCGGCTTCCATCTTGTAGAGGTGCTGATAATTTTTTAG
- a CDS encoding SDR family NAD(P)-dependent oxidoreductase: MEDETRLSANKRRASLVIGASSAIAQAIIQHLIHPSESAKVKGSNRYHRIIGLTQKEPSDLIQDPNVTYLKTDYSEQSLSEHFQEQHELISQCDQAFICNGLLHLDTAMPEKSMSSINEKYFSALMRANAFVPLFCLSQLKSVLPKTSECKITVFSARIGSISDNRSGGWYAYRSSKAALNMGLKTASIELARSHPKVKLLAFHPGTTNTPLSKPFQARVPKDKLFTPEYVAQQLFALLAKVSPEQSIAFMDWNHQSIDW; the protein is encoded by the coding sequence ATGGAGGATGAAACGCGGTTGAGTGCGAACAAGAGGCGAGCTTCATTAGTGATTGGCGCTTCAAGTGCGATTGCGCAAGCAATCATTCAGCATTTAATTCACCCGTCTGAAAGTGCTAAAGTTAAAGGGTCAAATCGATACCATCGCATTATTGGTCTAACGCAAAAGGAACCCAGTGACTTAATCCAAGATCCTAACGTTACCTATCTTAAGACCGATTACAGTGAGCAATCATTGAGCGAGCATTTTCAAGAGCAACACGAACTCATATCGCAATGCGACCAAGCCTTTATTTGCAATGGTCTATTGCATTTAGACACTGCGATGCCAGAAAAGTCGATGAGTTCAATCAACGAAAAGTACTTTTCGGCGCTAATGCGGGCCAACGCGTTTGTGCCGTTATTTTGCTTGAGTCAATTAAAATCAGTGCTCCCTAAAACCAGTGAATGTAAGATTACGGTATTCAGCGCGCGTATTGGTAGTATTTCAGACAATCGCAGCGGCGGTTGGTATGCTTATCGTTCATCGAAAGCTGCGTTGAACATGGGATTAAAAACCGCTTCCATCGAATTGGCGCGCAGTCACCCAAAGGTTAAGCTGCTTGCATTTCACCCTGGAACGACCAACACTCCTCTGTCAAAACCCTTCCAAGCTCGAGTGCCAAAAGATAAATTGTTTACGCCTGAGTATGTCGCGCAGCAACTCTTTGCTTTATTGGCTAAGGTTTCGCCAGAACAGTCGATAGCTTTTATGGATTGGAATCATCAGTCTATTGATTGGTAG